A window from Pseudomonas alloputida encodes these proteins:
- a CDS encoding LysR substrate-binding domain-containing protein, with protein MSVSHAQLKAFHAVAVHGSFTRAAERLFLTQPAVSDQVRKLEERFGVLLFHRNKRSVQLTDLGERLLGISQRLFACEAEAQELLHDSRALQTGSLVLAVDAPVHVLPQIARFCQRYPGIQVKIETGNTDESLARLFSYQADLALLGRDVDDERLHCLPLRRDPMVAFVSHNHPWASRGSISLADLDDTPLVLREPGSVTRQTLEEEMQRAGLRIRAAIQVEGREAAREAVVVGIGVGVVSAAEFGADARVCALPIVDCQRHLTETLVCLSEQRTRRVVATFLQMVEEGV; from the coding sequence ATGTCGGTTTCCCACGCTCAACTCAAGGCTTTCCACGCGGTGGCCGTGCACGGCAGCTTTACCCGCGCCGCTGAAAGGCTGTTTCTTACCCAGCCTGCGGTGTCCGACCAGGTACGCAAACTGGAGGAGCGCTTCGGCGTATTGCTGTTCCACCGCAACAAACGCTCGGTGCAGCTCACCGACCTTGGCGAGCGGCTGCTGGGCATCAGCCAGCGCCTGTTCGCCTGCGAGGCCGAAGCCCAGGAACTGCTGCACGACTCGCGTGCGCTGCAGACCGGCAGCCTGGTGCTGGCAGTGGATGCGCCGGTGCACGTGCTGCCGCAGATCGCCCGCTTCTGCCAGCGCTATCCAGGCATCCAGGTGAAGATCGAAACCGGCAATACCGACGAATCGCTGGCGCGGCTGTTCAGCTATCAGGCCGACCTGGCCCTGCTGGGGCGCGATGTCGACGATGAGCGCCTGCATTGCCTGCCGCTGCGTCGTGACCCGATGGTGGCGTTCGTTTCCCACAACCACCCATGGGCCAGCCGTGGCTCGATCAGCCTGGCCGACCTGGACGACACGCCACTGGTGCTGCGCGAGCCCGGCTCGGTGACGCGGCAGACGCTGGAGGAAGAGATGCAACGTGCCGGCCTGCGGATACGCGCAGCGATCCAGGTGGAAGGCCGGGAAGCGGCGCGTGAAGCGGTGGTGGTAGGCATTGGCGTGGGCGTGGTGTCGGCGGCGGAGTTCGGTGCCGATGCGCGGGTGTGTGCATTGCCGATCGTCGATTGCCAGCGGCATTTGACCGAGACCCTGGTGTGCCTGAGCGAGCAGCGTACGCGCCGGGTGGTGGCGACTTTCCTGCAGATGGTCGAGGAAGGGGTGTAG
- a CDS encoding DUF2784 domain-containing protein has protein sequence MLYRLAADTLVLLHLAFILLVLFGGLLVLRWRPALLLHLPVLAWGLAVECLHLGCPLTTWENRMRNAAGDAGYQGSFVEHYVWQLIYPAGLTPQIQLLLGTLVLALNLGIYSYVAWRWRRPSG, from the coding sequence ATGCTCTACCGCCTTGCCGCCGACACCCTGGTGCTGCTGCACCTGGCCTTCATCCTGCTGGTGCTGTTCGGCGGGCTGCTGGTGCTGCGCTGGCGCCCTGCCCTGTTGCTGCACTTGCCGGTCCTGGCCTGGGGCCTGGCGGTGGAGTGCCTGCACCTGGGCTGCCCGCTCACCACCTGGGAAAACCGCATGCGCAATGCCGCCGGTGACGCAGGTTACCAGGGCAGCTTCGTCGAGCACTACGTCTGGCAACTGATCTACCCCGCCGGCCTGACCCCGCAGATCCAGCTGCTGCTGGGCACCCTCGTGCTGGCGCTGAACCTCGGCATCTACAGCTACGTGGCCTGGCGCTGGCGCCGCCCTAGCGGGTAG
- the tam gene encoding trans-aconitate 2-methyltransferase: MAWSANQYSLFEDERTRAVRDLIAAIPPRPVRHATDLGCGPGNSTEVLLQRYPDAQVTALDSDPDMIDKARERKRLCIPRVRTVIADIAGWTAPEPQDLILANASLQWVPDHALLYPHLVRQLSEGASLAVQTPDNLDEPAHRQLREIASQGPWAAKFADLQLPPRHNAAFYYDLLSPLCARVDVWRTTYHHPLVGGAEAVVEWFKGSALRPYLARLDEQEQADFLQMYLQAMQRDYPPASDGKVLLPFPRLFVIATR, translated from the coding sequence ATGGCCTGGTCCGCCAACCAGTATTCCCTGTTCGAAGACGAACGCACACGCGCCGTACGCGACCTGATTGCCGCCATCCCGCCACGGCCGGTGCGCCACGCCACCGACCTGGGGTGCGGCCCCGGCAACTCGACCGAAGTGCTGCTGCAGCGTTACCCCGATGCCCAGGTGACGGCACTGGACAGCGACCCGGACATGATCGACAAGGCCCGTGAGCGCAAGCGGCTGTGCATCCCGCGTGTGCGCACGGTCATTGCCGACATTGCCGGCTGGACTGCCCCCGAGCCGCAGGACCTGATCCTGGCCAATGCCTCGCTGCAATGGGTACCTGACCACGCCTTGCTGTATCCGCACCTGGTGCGCCAGCTCAGCGAAGGCGCCAGCCTGGCCGTGCAGACCCCGGACAACCTTGACGAACCGGCCCACCGGCAGTTGCGCGAGATCGCAAGCCAAGGCCCCTGGGCGGCGAAGTTCGCCGACTTGCAGCTGCCGCCACGGCACAACGCGGCGTTCTACTACGATTTGCTCAGCCCGCTGTGCGCACGGGTGGACGTGTGGCGCACCACCTATCATCACCCGTTGGTGGGGGGCGCCGAAGCGGTAGTGGAATGGTTCAAGGGCTCGGCGTTGCGGCCTTATCTGGCCAGGCTTGATGAGCAGGAGCAGGCCGACTTCCTGCAGATGTACCTGCAGGCCATGCAGCGCGATTATCCGCCAGCCTCTGATGGCAAGGTCCTGTTGCCCTTCCCGCGGTTGTTCGTGATCGCTACCCGCTAG
- a CDS encoding amino acid permease: MDATSTTTTAKSGHESKLSASLKSRHLTMMSIAGVIGGALFVGSGSVIHSAGPAAVLAYLAGGILVVLIMRMLGEMATSSPDTGSFSTYADRAIGRWAGFTIGWLYWWYWVILMAWEAYVAGKILHGFFPDVSVNVFVLATTLLLITVNFFNVKHYGEFEFWFALIKVIAIVCFLIVCTAAVMNIWQFGEVRGISHLTAEGFMPNGITTVIGALLGVMFAFLGAEIVTIAASEAKDPAAQIVKATNSVVWRVCLFYVGSIFLIVCLVPWNDPHLGVSGYGAYRRTLELLGVPYAELLMNFVVLTSVSSCLISGHYTASRMLFSLAQRGDAPSFFKITRAGTGVPVYAIMGSCAVAVVCALINFSETLRPKDVLDTLMNTTGMIALLVYLVIAFSQLRMRRKLIAEGKEVRLKMWLFPWLTYLVIAFIVAALVTMAFMPDYQILVISTGIAAAVVVAMGVVHQIRSGSKQH, from the coding sequence ATGGACGCAACATCCACAACCACCACCGCGAAAAGCGGGCACGAGAGCAAGCTCAGTGCCTCGCTGAAGTCGCGCCACCTGACGATGATGTCGATCGCCGGGGTTATCGGCGGCGCCTTGTTCGTCGGTTCCGGCAGCGTGATCCACAGCGCCGGCCCAGCCGCTGTCCTGGCCTACCTGGCAGGCGGCATCCTGGTGGTGCTGATCATGCGCATGCTGGGTGAAATGGCGACTTCCTCGCCTGACACCGGCTCGTTCTCGACCTACGCCGACCGCGCCATTGGCCGTTGGGCCGGTTTTACCATCGGCTGGCTGTACTGGTGGTACTGGGTCATCCTCATGGCCTGGGAAGCCTATGTGGCGGGCAAGATCCTGCATGGCTTCTTCCCCGACGTCAGCGTCAACGTGTTCGTGCTGGCCACAACCCTGTTGCTGATCACCGTCAACTTCTTCAACGTCAAGCACTACGGTGAGTTCGAGTTCTGGTTCGCCTTGATCAAGGTGATTGCGATCGTCTGCTTCCTGATCGTGTGTACGGCTGCCGTGATGAACATCTGGCAGTTCGGTGAAGTGCGTGGCATCAGCCACCTCACCGCCGAAGGCTTCATGCCCAATGGCATCACCACTGTGATCGGTGCCTTGCTCGGGGTGATGTTCGCCTTCCTCGGCGCCGAAATCGTTACCATCGCGGCCTCCGAAGCCAAGGACCCGGCTGCGCAGATCGTCAAGGCGACCAACTCGGTGGTCTGGCGTGTGTGCCTGTTCTACGTCGGCTCGATCTTCCTGATCGTCTGCCTGGTACCGTGGAACGACCCGCACCTGGGTGTTTCTGGCTATGGCGCTTATCGCCGTACCCTGGAGCTGCTGGGGGTGCCGTATGCCGAGCTGTTGATGAACTTCGTGGTGCTGACTTCCGTGAGCAGCTGCCTGATCTCCGGCCACTACACCGCTTCGCGCATGCTGTTCTCCCTGGCCCAGCGTGGCGACGCGCCGTCGTTCTTCAAGATCACCCGCGCCGGTACCGGTGTACCGGTGTACGCGATCATGGGTTCGTGCGCCGTGGCCGTGGTATGTGCATTGATCAACTTCAGCGAGACCCTGCGCCCGAAAGACGTGCTGGACACCCTGATGAACACCACCGGCATGATCGCCCTGCTGGTGTACCTGGTCATCGCCTTCTCGCAGCTGCGCATGCGCCGCAAGCTGATTGCCGAGGGCAAGGAAGTACGCCTGAAGATGTGGCTGTTCCCGTGGCTGACCTACCTGGTGATCGCGTTCATCGTGGCTGCCCTGGTCACCATGGCCTTCATGCCTGACTACCAGATCCTGGTCATTTCCACCGGTATCGCTGCGGCGGTCGTGGTGGCGATGGGTGTGGTGCACCAGATCCGCTCTGGTAGCAAGCAGCACTAA
- a CDS encoding PLP-dependent aminotransferase family protein, which translates to MFELHPDSSTPLVNQIIDGLRELIDNQTLKPGAKVPSIRAFAASYSVSTFTVVEAYDRLVAQGLLVSRGNAGFFVNRAAGELLEQHNTEADTSRPTFNSEWYLQQIFEIRQLPYKPGCGWLPNDWMYEDGLRRGLRQVAGSPLELSGYGDPMGLMELRALTAQNLQQELSIVANPAQLMLTHGASQALDLAARTLVRPGDVVLVDDPGYPNLMSILRTQGATLVGVPRTPAGYDLNQLEQLLSHHRPTAFFTQPHLHSPTCSRTPLPQLHRLLQLASQHGFRLVENNLYADMVAEPQPCLASLDHLQQVVYVGSYSKSISPNVRVGYMLANPELMQKLLHLKMRSGLTTSQVMERVVYAAIIDGRWRKHLKRLRQRLAEAHQEVGRHLHRLGFELFTESDEGMYIWTRHPAIPDSAALLDDALEKGIMLGPGQLFMVDAKATGWMRFNVAFSTDPAMWELLEKVLVKHVRRSGM; encoded by the coding sequence ATGTTCGAATTACATCCAGACTCCTCTACCCCGCTGGTCAACCAGATCATCGATGGGCTGCGCGAGCTGATCGACAACCAAACCCTCAAGCCAGGCGCCAAGGTCCCGTCGATTCGCGCCTTTGCCGCAAGCTATTCGGTGAGTACCTTCACCGTGGTAGAGGCCTACGACCGCCTGGTCGCCCAAGGGCTGCTGGTGAGCCGTGGCAATGCGGGGTTCTTCGTCAACCGTGCGGCGGGCGAACTGCTGGAGCAGCACAACACCGAGGCCGACACCAGTCGACCAACGTTCAACTCCGAGTGGTACCTGCAGCAGATTTTCGAAATCCGCCAGTTGCCGTACAAACCGGGGTGCGGCTGGCTGCCCAACGACTGGATGTACGAAGACGGCCTGCGCCGCGGTCTGCGCCAGGTGGCCGGCAGCCCGCTGGAGCTGTCGGGGTACGGCGACCCCATGGGCCTGATGGAGCTGCGTGCACTGACCGCACAGAACCTGCAACAAGAGCTGTCGATCGTCGCCAACCCGGCACAGCTGATGCTCACCCACGGCGCCAGCCAGGCCCTGGACCTGGCCGCACGCACACTGGTGCGCCCAGGCGATGTGGTGCTGGTGGACGACCCCGGCTACCCGAACCTCATGAGCATCCTGCGCACCCAAGGCGCAACCCTGGTAGGCGTGCCACGTACACCGGCCGGCTACGACCTGAACCAGCTGGAGCAACTGCTCAGCCACCACCGCCCGACGGCGTTCTTCACCCAGCCGCACCTGCACAGCCCGACGTGCTCCCGCACCCCGCTGCCGCAGTTGCACCGCCTGCTGCAGCTTGCTAGCCAGCATGGCTTCCGCCTGGTGGAGAACAACCTGTACGCCGACATGGTCGCCGAGCCGCAGCCGTGCCTGGCCAGCCTCGACCATCTGCAGCAGGTGGTGTACGTGGGCAGCTATTCCAAGAGCATTTCGCCCAACGTGCGGGTCGGCTACATGCTGGCCAACCCCGAACTGATGCAAAAACTGCTGCACCTGAAGATGCGCTCAGGCCTGACCACCTCGCAGGTGATGGAGCGCGTGGTGTATGCGGCGATCATCGACGGGCGCTGGCGCAAGCACCTCAAGCGCCTGCGCCAGCGCCTGGCCGAGGCGCATCAGGAAGTTGGCCGGCATCTGCATCGACTGGGCTTTGAATTGTTCACCGAATCGGATGAAGGCATGTACATCTGGACCCGCCATCCGGCGATTCCCGACAGTGCCGCGTTGCTGGACGATGCGCTGGAGAAAGGCATCATGCTAGGCCCAGGGCAGTTGTTCATGGTCGACGCCAAGGCGACCGGGTGGATGCGGTTCAACGTGGCGTTCAGTACGGACCCGGCGATGTGGGAGTTGTTGGAGAAGGTGTTGGTGAAGCATGTGCGGCGGAGTGGGATGTAA
- a CDS encoding RHS repeat-associated core domain-containing protein has product MLYLYSNDEITTTLQDNGASSILRANVHALFFVHKQSGNERTELLACDVKGSTLMLLTIKSTARVVFSPWGYFQAAGGMLAGFKGEYCDPVTSYYLLGNGYRGYNPMLMRFANPDSVSPFGAGGINCYAYLAGDPVNASDPTGHMRGKVLLRENNLGVFTSRKRFWQKKTLTIYADGENSKVAGMDADALYEHLSTQKISFERYEKIHIIACHSGEPGPNGQLSFGQRFSDITRTIVKAYSGTVSTIPKPQQDKQYTKIKILQKNIYKTKDFNYTPVRFQPMVEQAASVRSRT; this is encoded by the coding sequence ATGTTATATCTATATAGCAATGATGAGATCACCACTACCCTGCAAGACAACGGTGCATCTTCGATTCTGCGAGCTAACGTTCACGCTCTATTCTTTGTACATAAACAATCGGGCAACGAACGTACAGAATTGCTAGCATGTGACGTGAAAGGCTCGACCTTGATGCTATTGACCATCAAAAGCACGGCACGGGTAGTTTTCAGTCCATGGGGATATTTTCAGGCGGCTGGGGGCATGCTTGCGGGGTTCAAGGGAGAGTACTGCGACCCTGTTACCTCATATTACTTATTAGGTAACGGCTATCGCGGCTACAACCCAATGCTGATGAGATTCGCAAACCCTGATTCAGTGAGCCCATTCGGAGCTGGTGGTATCAACTGCTACGCTTACCTGGCGGGGGACCCTGTAAATGCCTCTGATCCGACGGGGCATATGCGAGGCAAGGTTCTGCTGAGGGAGAACAATTTGGGGGTATTTACATCCAGAAAACGATTCTGGCAAAAGAAAACGCTCACTATCTATGCAGACGGAGAAAACTCCAAGGTCGCCGGAATGGATGCAGATGCACTTTACGAACACCTATCCACCCAAAAAATCAGCTTTGAGCGCTACGAAAAAATACACATTATCGCTTGTCACTCTGGAGAACCTGGACCAAACGGGCAACTGTCGTTTGGCCAACGTTTTTCAGATATAACCCGAACAATCGTAAAAGCGTATAGCGGAACCGTCAGCACGATACCCAAGCCACAACAAGACAAACAATACACAAAAATCAAAATCTTGCAAAAAAACATCTATAAAACCAAAGACTTCAATTACACCCCTGTCAGGTTTCAACCTATGGTTGAACAGGCCGCAAGCGTTCGGAGTCGCACGTAA
- a CDS encoding WYL domain-containing protein, whose protein sequence is MPSHPTRHTIARQWQLLKLLPGRHPGMSSTQLQAALTTVGHTTSKRTVERDLVELAALFPLQCNSKGMPYGWYWQPGLSLGEAQQLQPDALTPPTHVVLYAWVDDALARRLEQSPLSVDMQLTPQASGGAALVATVDDNRALMGWLLSQAGSIRIQAPQALRAAMIEQLRQSLALHEGEGDCKQ, encoded by the coding sequence TTGCCCAGCCACCCGACCCGCCACACCATCGCCCGCCAGTGGCAACTGCTCAAGTTGCTGCCCGGCCGCCACCCGGGAATGAGCTCCACCCAGTTGCAGGCTGCCCTGACAACCGTGGGCCATACCACCAGCAAACGCACCGTCGAGCGCGACCTGGTCGAGCTCGCCGCACTGTTCCCGCTTCAGTGCAACAGTAAAGGCATGCCTTATGGCTGGTACTGGCAACCGGGCTTGAGCCTGGGCGAAGCGCAGCAGCTGCAACCCGACGCACTTACCCCACCGACACACGTCGTACTTTATGCCTGGGTCGATGACGCGCTGGCCCGCCGCCTGGAGCAATCCCCCCTGTCCGTCGATATGCAACTGACGCCGCAGGCTAGTGGCGGCGCCGCGCTGGTGGCCACCGTCGACGACAACCGCGCGCTGATGGGCTGGCTGCTGTCCCAGGCGGGGTCGATCCGCATCCAGGCGCCGCAGGCGCTGCGCGCGGCCATGATTGAACAATTGCGCCAGAGCCTGGCGCTGCATGAGGGCGAAGGCGACTGCAAGCAATAG
- a CDS encoding SDR family oxidoreductase, whose product MDLGITGRWAIVCAASQGLGKGCAEALGKEGVNLVINARTQATLEQTASELRRACPGIEVHTVAGDVADPKVRQALLAACPQVDILVNNAGGPPPGDFRDWGRDDWLKALDANMLTPIELIKAVVDGMAERGFGRVVNITSGAVKAPIDMLGLSNGARSGLTGFIAGLARQQRLAGCNVTLNNLLPGAFDTARLQKTLKAAGGDVEVTAQARRKAIPASRFGDAAEFGAYCAFLCSAHAGYITGQNLLIDGGAYPGTY is encoded by the coding sequence ATGGATCTAGGCATCACCGGCCGCTGGGCCATCGTCTGCGCGGCCAGCCAAGGCCTTGGCAAAGGCTGCGCCGAAGCGCTGGGCAAAGAAGGCGTCAACCTGGTCATCAATGCCCGTACCCAAGCCACTCTGGAGCAGACCGCCAGCGAGTTGCGCAGGGCCTGCCCGGGAATCGAGGTCCATACCGTGGCAGGCGATGTTGCCGATCCCAAGGTGCGCCAGGCGCTGTTGGCGGCCTGCCCGCAGGTCGACATTCTGGTCAACAACGCCGGTGGCCCGCCACCGGGGGACTTCCGTGATTGGGGGCGTGATGACTGGCTGAAGGCGCTGGACGCCAACATGCTCACGCCCATCGAGCTGATCAAGGCGGTGGTAGATGGCATGGCCGAGCGTGGTTTTGGCCGGGTGGTGAATATCACTTCCGGCGCGGTGAAGGCACCGATCGACATGCTGGGTTTATCCAACGGTGCCCGCAGTGGCCTGACCGGATTCATTGCCGGCCTGGCCCGGCAGCAGCGTCTGGCGGGCTGCAATGTGACACTCAACAACCTGTTGCCTGGGGCGTTCGACACGGCGCGCCTGCAAAAGACCTTGAAGGCTGCGGGTGGTGATGTGGAAGTCACTGCCCAGGCGCGGCGCAAGGCAATTCCGGCGTCGCGTTTTGGCGATGCCGCAGAGTTTGGCGCGTATTGCGCATTTCTGTGCAGCGCGCATGCCGGGTACATCACCGGGCAGAACCTGCTGATCGATGGCGGGGCGTACCCCGGAACCTACTGA
- a CDS encoding LysR family transcriptional regulator has protein sequence MIPSLDAIFSRLRLRQLRLLIELDRCGSLHKAAEAMAISQPGATKALREVEEVLGVPLFQRMPSGLVANDVGRCVVRYARLIHSDLGHLREEVLGIVQGQGGRLAVGSIMGAMPTLVSALGRLRRKQPQLAVEIAENTSANLLAQLDEGRLDLAICRPGLGRNAAEYGFVELTQEPLAVVAHPQHPLAGAAALKISDLSHYRWVVYPANMPMRQALERELSEAGVEVSRYPLETFSTFATFMLLEDDPTLVAVIPRAVAAFAEQRGLLVSLAVPLRALSEPFGIVHRVAAPLSPAARLLVEELTAGEV, from the coding sequence ATGATCCCTTCTCTGGACGCCATTTTTTCTCGCCTGCGCCTTCGCCAGTTGCGCTTGCTGATCGAGCTGGACCGCTGTGGCTCGCTGCATAAGGCAGCTGAAGCCATGGCCATTTCCCAGCCCGGTGCCACCAAGGCCCTGCGCGAGGTCGAGGAGGTGCTGGGCGTACCGTTGTTCCAGCGAATGCCCAGCGGCCTGGTTGCCAACGACGTGGGCCGCTGCGTGGTGCGCTACGCGCGGCTGATCCACAGCGACCTGGGGCATCTGCGCGAAGAAGTGTTGGGCATCGTCCAAGGCCAGGGCGGGCGGCTGGCGGTGGGCAGTATCATGGGGGCTATGCCCACACTGGTCAGCGCCCTCGGGCGCTTGCGCCGCAAACAGCCGCAGCTGGCAGTGGAAATCGCCGAGAATACCAGCGCCAACCTGCTCGCCCAGCTGGACGAAGGGCGCCTGGACCTGGCCATCTGCCGGCCAGGGCTGGGCCGTAACGCGGCGGAATATGGCTTTGTCGAACTGACCCAGGAGCCGTTGGCGGTGGTCGCGCATCCGCAGCATCCGCTGGCCGGGGCGGCGGCACTCAAGATCAGCGACCTTAGCCATTATCGCTGGGTGGTTTATCCGGCCAACATGCCCATGCGCCAAGCGCTAGAACGCGAGTTGAGCGAGGCGGGGGTGGAGGTGTCACGGTATCCACTGGAGACCTTTTCCACCTTCGCCACCTTCATGCTGCTTGAAGATGACCCGACGTTGGTGGCAGTCATTCCCCGTGCGGTGGCGGCCTTTGCCGAGCAGCGCGGGTTGCTGGTGTCGCTGGCGGTGCCGCTCCGGGCGCTGAGCGAGCCGTTCGGCATCGTGCACCGGGTCGCGGCGCCGTTATCGCCTGCGGCACGATTGCTGGTGGAGGAACTGACGGCGGGTGAAGTGTGA
- a CDS encoding DUF3077 domain-containing protein: MDSETPKNSSKPYVVQAASRFGNSDAELVQMKPQLPIRTALMEASGIMGCITEITRKAIDRPDDRQVMMKATYYLAGMAKSLIDGQLLQIRQAREGGGEA; this comes from the coding sequence ATGGACAGCGAAACCCCGAAAAACAGCAGCAAGCCCTATGTCGTGCAAGCCGCGAGCCGCTTTGGCAACAGCGATGCCGAACTGGTGCAAATGAAACCGCAACTGCCAATACGCACCGCACTGATGGAAGCTTCGGGCATCATGGGCTGCATCACCGAGATCACCCGCAAGGCCATCGACAGGCCTGACGACCGCCAGGTGATGATGAAGGCCACGTACTACCTGGCCGGGATGGCCAAGTCACTGATCGACGGCCAGCTGCTGCAGATACGTCAGGCGCGCGAAGGCGGGGGCGAAGCCTAG
- a CDS encoding glutathione S-transferase family protein, translating to MLRILGRASSINVRKVLWACAEFEIAFEREDWGSGFKATDSTEFLALNPNAMIPVIQDGDFTLWESNSIIRYLASRYGATAFYPGEAQARARIDQWIDWQASDLNRSWSYAFMSLVRHSPAHQDPQALAAGCAEWSRYMRILDRQLASTGAYVAGSQFTLADIPIGLSVNRWFETPFEHPHLPAVRDYYERLSERPAYHLHGRNGTP from the coding sequence ATGCTGCGGATACTGGGAAGAGCCTCTTCCATCAATGTGCGAAAAGTCCTATGGGCCTGCGCCGAATTCGAGATCGCGTTCGAGCGCGAAGACTGGGGTTCTGGCTTCAAGGCCACTGACAGCACCGAGTTCCTCGCGCTGAACCCCAACGCCATGATTCCGGTGATCCAGGACGGCGACTTCACCTTGTGGGAATCCAATAGCATCATCCGTTACCTGGCCAGCCGCTACGGCGCCACCGCGTTCTATCCCGGCGAGGCCCAGGCGCGGGCGCGGATCGACCAGTGGATCGACTGGCAGGCCTCGGACCTGAACCGCTCATGGAGCTACGCGTTCATGTCGCTGGTCAGGCATTCGCCCGCTCACCAGGACCCGCAAGCACTGGCTGCCGGTTGTGCCGAGTGGTCACGCTACATGCGCATCCTCGACCGCCAGCTGGCCAGCACCGGTGCCTATGTGGCCGGCAGCCAGTTCACCCTGGCCGACATCCCGATCGGCCTGTCAGTCAACCGCTGGTTCGAAACGCCGTTCGAGCACCCGCACCTGCCCGCGGTGCGCGATTATTACGAGCGCCTGAGCGAGCGCCCTGCCTATCACTTGCATGGCCGAAACGGTACCCCATAG
- a CDS encoding MFS transporter produces MRINPPLVALAIGAFGIGVTEFAPMGMLPSIATDLGVSIPAAGLLVSAYAIGVLIGAPLMTLATVKIPRRYLLIGLMAIFTLGNLMSALASDYASLLVARVVTSLNHGAFFGIGSIVAASVVPPEKRAGAVAAMFMGLTLATIGGVPLATWLGEMLGWRTAFWGIAGLGLVAMTTLWYALPNVASPKGEGAMAEIRVLGRRPVLAALLLTVVGSSAMFTVFTYIAPILQHEAAASTPFVTAMLVLFGVGLTLGNVWGGKAADRSIDRTLILSLAGLIAVLLVFPLVLDWPLPTALAILVWGAASFALVPPLQMRVMEAAKDAPNLASAVNIGAFNLGNAIGAALGGAVINAGLGYPAISLAGAAMAALGLVLVLLFAWRGRGVVAGGQVAL; encoded by the coding sequence ATGCGTATCAATCCACCGCTTGTCGCACTCGCCATCGGTGCCTTCGGCATCGGCGTTACAGAGTTTGCCCCCATGGGCATGTTGCCCAGTATCGCTACCGACCTCGGTGTTTCCATTCCTGCTGCGGGGCTGCTGGTCAGTGCCTATGCCATCGGCGTGCTGATCGGCGCGCCGCTGATGACCCTGGCCACGGTGAAGATCCCGCGCCGTTACCTGTTGATCGGGCTGATGGCCATTTTCACCTTGGGCAACCTGATGTCGGCCCTGGCCAGCGACTACGCCAGCCTGCTGGTGGCCCGCGTGGTCACTTCACTCAACCACGGCGCCTTCTTTGGCATCGGCTCGATCGTCGCGGCCAGTGTGGTGCCGCCCGAGAAGCGCGCCGGGGCCGTGGCTGCAATGTTCATGGGTTTGACCCTGGCCACCATCGGCGGCGTGCCGTTGGCGACCTGGTTGGGTGAAATGCTGGGTTGGCGCACGGCGTTCTGGGGTATTGCCGGGCTTGGCCTGGTGGCGATGACCACACTCTGGTACGCACTGCCCAATGTTGCGTCGCCCAAGGGCGAGGGTGCCATGGCCGAGATCCGTGTGCTGGGCCGCAGGCCGGTACTGGCGGCCTTGTTGCTGACCGTGGTGGGCTCCAGCGCCATGTTCACGGTGTTCACCTACATTGCGCCGATCCTGCAGCATGAAGCGGCGGCGTCCACCCCCTTCGTGACGGCCATGCTGGTGCTGTTCGGTGTCGGCCTGACCTTGGGCAACGTGTGGGGTGGCAAGGCGGCGGACCGCTCGATCGATCGCACTCTGATCCTGTCACTGGCTGGGCTGATTGCCGTGCTGCTGGTGTTTCCGCTGGTACTGGACTGGCCGCTGCCGACCGCCTTGGCGATCCTGGTCTGGGGTGCGGCCAGCTTTGCCCTGGTGCCGCCGCTGCAAATGCGGGTCATGGAAGCGGCCAAGGATGCCCCCAACCTGGCCTCTGCGGTGAACATTGGCGCGTTCAACCTGGGCAATGCGATCGGTGCGGCGCTGGGCGGCGCAGTGATCAATGCGGGGCTGGGCTACCCGGCAATTTCCCTGGCGGGGGCTGCGATGGCTGCCCTGGGGCTGGTACTGGTGCTGCTGTTTGCCTGGCGTGGGCGAGGGGTGGTAGCAGGGGGGCAGGTTGCGCTGTAG